The Sporosarcina ureae genome includes a region encoding these proteins:
- a CDS encoding amidohydrolase family protein has translation MVINTGDTQVHDMESNKKTQLIDVDVHCFLGSLDELVPYSDEWLQKMMNFGKFSNRFLTSQTAGAFEFPKTRYHNPNHVLRLDATTPSGGVPGSDPAFVGTDLFDKFGTTYGILNVGHGTMAPYHNVDVTTAYSSACNDWLYDKWVNVDERFKIDMVVSTVDADATVKEIERIGKKPGVVGINLQNINIPLGKRHFWPIYEIAEAYGLPIVLHPDSEGSGEYSPPQYIGPASTYMEWHSSLSIVPMRQINSLICEGVFERFPKLKVVFVEYGFSWMPHVMWRLDKNWKALRDEIPWVKMLPSEYIRRNIRLATQPFEEPFHPKDLVTLVEMIDAEDMLMFSSDYPHWDGEHTMDIFAHFPDDLKHKIFYKNALETYRF, from the coding sequence ATGGTTATTAATACAGGAGATACACAAGTTCATGACATGGAGTCAAACAAGAAAACACAATTGATTGATGTAGATGTTCACTGCTTTTTAGGATCTTTGGATGAGTTGGTACCGTATTCGGATGAATGGTTGCAAAAGATGATGAACTTCGGAAAGTTCAGCAATAGATTTTTGACTTCTCAGACAGCAGGTGCATTCGAATTTCCAAAAACACGCTATCATAATCCGAATCACGTGTTGCGCTTGGATGCTACAACTCCGTCAGGCGGGGTTCCGGGTTCTGATCCTGCATTTGTTGGAACCGATCTATTCGATAAATTTGGGACAACGTACGGGATATTGAACGTTGGCCACGGTACGATGGCACCTTATCATAATGTAGATGTAACTACCGCCTACAGTTCAGCCTGCAATGATTGGCTATATGATAAGTGGGTAAATGTAGATGAACGATTCAAAATCGACATGGTTGTATCGACTGTTGATGCCGATGCGACAGTGAAAGAAATTGAGCGAATCGGTAAGAAGCCAGGGGTTGTCGGAATTAATTTACAAAATATCAATATTCCTTTAGGTAAGCGTCATTTCTGGCCAATCTATGAAATTGCTGAAGCGTATGGTCTGCCGATTGTTCTGCATCCCGACTCTGAAGGTTCAGGTGAATACTCACCACCGCAATACATCGGACCGGCATCTACTTATATGGAATGGCACTCATCATTGTCAATTGTGCCGATGCGACAGATTAACAGTCTGATTTGTGAAGGAGTCTTCGAACGATTCCCGAAGCTGAAAGTAGTCTTCGTTGAATATGGTTTCTCTTGGATGCCGCATGTAATGTGGAGATTAGATAAAAACTGGAAGGCATTGAGAGATGAGATTCCTTGGGTGAAAATGTTGCCAAGTGAATATATTAGAAGAAACATCCGCCTGGCGACTCAGCCATTCGAAGAACCTTTCCACCCGAAGGATTTGGTGACATTAGTGGAGATGATCGATGCGGAAGACATGCTCATGTTCTCTAGTGATTACCCACATTGGGATGGAGAACATACAATGGATATTTTCGCGCATTTCCCGGATGATTTAAAGCATAAAATTTTCTATAAAAATGCTTTGGAAACGTACAGATTCTAA
- a CDS encoding Rieske (2Fe-2S) protein, whose translation MVTKPKNEIVVCKAEELPNGKRKIVAIKNMSIVVVNVEGKLQAFNSTCPHQGAPLEFGSISGVMEASDPQQYKYGCHDKFVKCPLHGWAFDMDTGKSLFSDKVKIKTFSVREEEGYILLSAKGKQEDVVISDVQHACE comes from the coding sequence ATGGTCACAAAACCTAAAAATGAAATTGTCGTCTGCAAGGCGGAGGAATTACCGAACGGTAAACGTAAAATTGTAGCTATCAAGAATATGTCGATTGTAGTCGTGAACGTAGAGGGGAAACTGCAGGCATTTAATAGTACGTGTCCACATCAGGGAGCACCGTTGGAATTCGGCTCGATTTCGGGTGTCATGGAAGCATCTGATCCCCAGCAGTATAAATACGGCTGCCATGACAAGTTCGTTAAATGTCCTCTGCATGGCTGGGCTTTTGATATGGATACAGGGAAATCGCTTTTCAGTGATAAAGTGAAGATCAAAACATTTTCAGTGAGGGAAGAAGAGGGGTACATTCTTCTATCTGCGAAAGGAAAGCAGGAGGATGTTGTAATTTCAGATGTTCAGCACGCATGTGAATAA
- a CDS encoding TetR/AcrR family transcriptional regulator: protein MMKKREIKVKRMLEFFIEATEQVIEEEGIEYVTARKIAELAGYTSSTIYNYFEELNHLIFFGSLRFLDEYVDDLSKYMDKEEEPFEKYLSSWECFCKHSFNNPQIYNMIFISDLGSEPNELLKRYYKIYPNDLLNLPEEIKMLVMENDLSKRSKGMISDAVKKRYLTDEKLDTIIDITILMWKGMLTTLLNNRANYTPEEATAITMNYIREIMSHYTK from the coding sequence ATGATGAAGAAACGAGAAATTAAAGTGAAGCGGATGCTAGAGTTTTTCATCGAAGCAACTGAGCAAGTCATCGAAGAAGAAGGCATAGAGTATGTTACTGCTAGAAAGATCGCAGAATTAGCAGGGTATACCAGTTCGACAATCTATAATTATTTTGAAGAACTTAATCATCTCATCTTCTTCGGTTCACTCCGGTTTTTGGATGAGTATGTAGATGACTTATCAAAGTACATGGATAAAGAGGAGGAGCCTTTTGAGAAATACCTCTCTTCTTGGGAATGCTTCTGCAAACATTCATTCAACAATCCTCAAATTTATAACATGATTTTCATTTCTGATTTAGGTTCTGAACCAAATGAGTTATTGAAGCGATACTACAAAATTTATCCAAATGACCTGTTGAACCTGCCTGAAGAAATCAAAATGCTTGTAATGGAAAATGATCTATCGAAGCGAAGCAAAGGGATGATTTCCGATGCAGTAAAGAAACGATACCTAACTGATGAAAAATTAGACACCATCATTGATATCACCATCCTCATGTGGAAAGGCATGCTGACAACTCTTCTTAATAACCGTGCCAATTATACCCCTGAAGAAGCTACGGCCATCACAATGAATTACATCCGGGAAATCATGAGCCATTATACAAAGTAA